From a single Candidatus Cloacimonadota bacterium genomic region:
- a CDS encoding YjbH domain-containing protein — translation MKKVILSVIVLAAVIGMIEAAPFQTMGLLRTPDAYVIPHKSAQLVLAGYYRNVERPSYVDPDKNGLNFYGMLGVGLFDRVQLDFFGGDYVYFLNAKVKLLQETPKIPQIAVGMDNILSPVNRRRAQDYKPYYYWDPEQEAVIHSSLRDSLNLGWIDHPDKTDYEYFSPYLVASKQVVMGGIDWMFNLGIGANRYIGQVDRSRWFSGLFASVEISPWDNFAVQGEYDGKDFNAGLKYSIKNFGIRLGAEAVEDLAKGSEGNGYENNLRIALGLSYLFDRFSDKNASIRPDLGLYATNIGTEPVIVPTEPVAVATTETGQPAEVAIVTPGTQLPTPGIVEASAYKELSPEVKDLLAELRLLREERQKAQKALEDLRKWLQELKEENQ, via the coding sequence ATGAAAAAAGTTATATTGAGCGTAATTGTTCTGGCAGCCGTGATCGGCATGATCGAAGCTGCGCCGTTCCAGACGATGGGATTGCTGCGCACGCCAGACGCGTATGTTATTCCTCACAAATCGGCGCAACTGGTTCTGGCTGGCTATTACAGAAACGTGGAAAGACCCTCTTACGTTGACCCGGACAAAAATGGACTCAATTTCTACGGCATGCTGGGGGTAGGCCTGTTCGACCGCGTCCAGCTGGATTTCTTCGGCGGAGATTACGTCTATTTCCTAAACGCCAAAGTCAAGCTTCTGCAGGAAACGCCCAAGATCCCGCAGATCGCCGTCGGCATGGACAACATCCTCTCCCCGGTTAACCGGCGCCGGGCCCAAGATTACAAGCCCTACTACTATTGGGACCCAGAGCAAGAGGCTGTAATTCACTCCAGCCTAAGGGATTCGTTGAATTTAGGCTGGATTGACCATCCAGACAAAACCGACTATGAGTATTTTTCCCCTTATCTCGTTGCCTCCAAGCAAGTGGTGATGGGCGGCATCGACTGGATGTTCAACCTCGGGATCGGAGCTAATCGTTATATTGGTCAAGTGGATCGTTCGCGCTGGTTTAGTGGTCTCTTTGCCTCAGTGGAGATATCGCCCTGGGACAATTTTGCCGTTCAGGGCGAATACGACGGCAAAGACTTCAATGCCGGCCTCAAGTACTCCATCAAGAATTTTGGCATCCGTTTGGGCGCGGAAGCGGTTGAAGACCTGGCCAAAGGTTCCGAAGGCAACGGATATGAAAACAATCTCCGTATCGCCTTGGGGCTTTCCTACCTGTTCGACAGATTTTCGGACAAGAATGCCTCCATCCGTCCGGACCTCGGCCTCTACGCCACCAACATCGGCACCGAACCCGTGATCGTTCCCACGGAGCCCGTGGCCGTGGCCACCACTGAAACCGGCCAGCCGGCTGAAGTGGCCATCGTTACTCCCGGCACCCAGCTTCCCACTCCCGGCATCGTCGAAGCCAGCGCCTACAAAGAACTTTCCCCGGAAGTGAAAGACCTGCTGGCGGAGTTGCGCCTCCTTCGCGAAGAACGCCAGAAAGCGCAAAAAGCGCTGGAAGATCTGCGCAAATGGCTGCAGGAGCTTAAGGAAGAAAACCAATAA
- the mutM gene encoding bifunctional DNA-formamidopyrimidine glycosylase/DNA-(apurinic or apyrimidinic site) lyase, with protein sequence MPELPEVQTVLDGVANELKGKEIRGLDCFYPGTVVRDPELPGQVFPAKFLSHRRRGKYMILELEGGISVIIHLRMTGKLVTDEAMTGTSTHERACFLLSGLEKLHFIDIRTFGKIVLCKTDNLGKFMPELGVEPLSDEFGGAYLGKVLKGRKTPIKNALLDQRLIAGLGNIYACEILFRAKLDPRTPAGQLSLAKLRKLAAETKSVLQEAISMNGTSISDFRRVDDKTGQFQHFLRVYQKELCPKGHKIAKIKQGGRGTFYCPVCQK encoded by the coding sequence ATGCCAGAATTACCAGAAGTGCAAACGGTGTTGGATGGAGTGGCGAACGAGCTGAAAGGGAAAGAGATACGCGGTCTGGACTGTTTTTATCCGGGCACGGTGGTCAGGGACCCGGAGCTGCCTGGGCAGGTGTTCCCGGCGAAATTCCTGTCCCACCGGCGGCGCGGAAAATACATGATCCTGGAGCTGGAGGGCGGGATCAGCGTGATCATCCACCTGCGGATGACGGGTAAGCTGGTCACGGACGAGGCGATGACAGGCACATCGACCCACGAGCGGGCCTGTTTTCTGCTCTCGGGCCTGGAAAAACTCCATTTCATCGACATTCGCACCTTCGGCAAGATCGTGCTCTGCAAAACGGACAACCTGGGCAAATTTATGCCCGAACTGGGCGTCGAACCGCTCTCCGATGAGTTTGGCGGGGCGTATCTGGGGAAAGTTCTCAAAGGAAGAAAAACCCCCATCAAGAACGCGCTGCTGGACCAAAGGCTGATCGCCGGGCTGGGCAACATCTACGCCTGCGAGATCCTGTTCCGGGCCAAGCTCGATCCCCGCACCCCGGCCGGCCAACTGAGCCTGGCCAAGCTGAGAAAGCTGGCGGCGGAAACCAAATCCGTGCTGCAGGAAGCCATCTCCATGAACGGGACCTCGATCTCGGATTTCAGGAGGGTGGATGACAAAACCGGCCAGTTCCAGCATTTCCTGCGGGTTTATCAAAAGGAGCTTTGCCCCAAGGGACACAAGATCGCCAAGATCAAGCAGGGGGGTCGCGGGACCTTTTACTGCCCCGTCTGCCAGAAGTGA
- a CDS encoding YraN family protein, with product MQRQKANEIFHVGEDLAAKFLANKGYAIVARNFRASTGEIDIIAIQEDTLVFVEVKTRSKHSIRQAMMNVSFTKRKRITLTAQRYVIQHPECVKSRIRFDLVIVLYFCHTDSYKLEHLEDAFLPEL from the coding sequence ATGCAGCGACAAAAAGCAAACGAAATCTTTCATGTGGGAGAGGACCTGGCCGCCAAATTTCTGGCCAACAAGGGCTATGCCATCGTGGCCAGGAATTTCCGGGCGAGCACTGGCGAGATCGACATCATCGCCATTCAGGAAGACACGCTGGTCTTCGTGGAGGTCAAAACACGCTCCAAACACTCTATCAGGCAGGCCATGATGAATGTGTCTTTCACAAAGCGAAAGCGCATCACACTCACGGCTCAGCGATATGTTATTCAACATCCCGAATGTGTCAAGTCAAGAATTCGGTTTGACTTGGTGATTGTGTTGTATTTTTGCCACACCGACAGCTATAAGCTTGAACACCTTGAAGATGCGTTCCTGCCGGAACTGTGA
- a CDS encoding DNA polymerase III subunit alpha, which translates to MSFVHLHNHTQYSLLDGACRVDRMVALAKEYGMPAVAITDHGNLYGVIDFYKRATKAGLKPIIGMEAYIINGELDSEHNKSDTRYHLVLLAQNHTGYKNLMMLSSLSFIDGFYYKPRISKSLLEKHSEGLICLSACVKGEIASLLANDREDEAREAVIWHQKVFGDRYFLEIQDHGLDLERDVMPALIKLAKELNQPLVLTNDCHYLRKEDHEAHDILLCIQTGKTLNDPGRMKYNTDQLYFKSPEEMKTLFPEETEAYANTLRIADMIDLELKYDKFLLPEIETPQEFEDMGCYLRALCDEAAKLKYPEMTEEVQNRIDFELDVIHRMGFDGYYLVVKDLIDNARKQGVPVGPGRGSGAGSIIAYLLNITQIDPIRYGLLFERFLNPDRISMPDFDIDFCAQKRGLVIDYIVQKYGRNSVTQIITFSTLGAKSVIKDVARVLMVPATEANNITKTIPFNKNLEEAYKESPDFRHLIDNNELYQSIYKHSIVLEGLIRQTGIHAAGLVIAPGDLKEYIPLTCSTQKDSDTNILVQYEGRWLDELKFLKMDILGLKTLTLIQKTVDLVRQSHGVELDIDQLDLTDKKVYQLLSKGDTDGVFQFESDGMRKYLIDLKPNQFEDLIAMVALYRPGPMKFIDTYIARKHKREKVVYDHPVMEKTLKETYGVTVYQEQVMRISIEMAKFTRGQADTLRKAMSKKSLDMLMEFKQQFADGATSNGVRDKVADKIWNDWLDFAQYAFNKSHATCYALVAYRTAWLKAHYPVEFMAALLSLEDDPAKVPVKIEVCKAMGIKILPPNLNRSDKEFSVRGKEVMFGLKAIKNIGDAAIDAIVEDRRQNGAYASIFNFCSRLDSSAVNKTVLESLIASGSMDELEGSRAQKWAVIEQALSFNTGAQRDKRIGQTSLFDLITTDSGGEEYYPPLPVEEPWNYAYQLEKEKEVLGFYLGGHPLYEYRSLVKHLTNTSSQNIKSSSGKDLVLAGIVSGISRKRDNKGNPYAFIEFEDLSGRFEVALFNQDYERHFSKLATGSIFFVFGNRSGYNGNEDSMPRISPTDLVPLAELPQHLRGEIRLNLTLARLSEEFVDAYKTLTEKNRGGFSIKAGITTNEGDSYLLDAQRKIFPSNEFLQWLEEKQYEFSLRVALNGKSG; encoded by the coding sequence ATGTCATTTGTACACTTGCACAACCACACCCAGTACAGTCTTTTGGACGGCGCCTGCCGGGTTGACAGAATGGTGGCGCTGGCCAAGGAATACGGCATGCCAGCCGTGGCGATCACCGACCACGGCAACCTGTACGGAGTGATAGATTTTTACAAGCGGGCCACCAAAGCTGGCCTGAAACCGATCATAGGCATGGAAGCCTACATCATCAACGGCGAGCTGGACAGCGAACACAACAAAAGCGATACCCGCTACCACCTGGTGCTGCTGGCGCAGAATCACACCGGCTATAAAAACTTGATGATGCTCTCCTCCCTCTCTTTCATCGACGGTTTCTATTACAAGCCCCGGATCAGCAAATCGCTGCTGGAAAAACACAGCGAAGGCCTGATCTGCCTCAGCGCCTGCGTTAAGGGCGAGATCGCCTCCCTGCTGGCCAACGACCGGGAAGACGAGGCCCGGGAAGCCGTGATCTGGCACCAGAAGGTGTTTGGCGACCGCTATTTCCTGGAGATCCAGGATCACGGGCTGGATCTGGAACGCGACGTGATGCCGGCCTTGATCAAACTGGCCAAAGAGCTCAACCAGCCGCTGGTGCTCACCAACGACTGCCACTATCTGCGCAAGGAAGACCACGAGGCCCACGACATCCTGCTCTGCATCCAGACTGGAAAAACCCTCAACGACCCCGGCCGCATGAAATACAACACGGACCAACTTTACTTCAAGAGCCCCGAAGAGATGAAAACCCTGTTCCCGGAAGAGACGGAGGCCTACGCCAACACGCTGAGGATCGCCGACATGATCGACCTGGAGCTGAAATACGACAAGTTTCTTCTGCCTGAGATTGAGACCCCTCAGGAGTTTGAGGATATGGGCTGCTATCTGCGCGCGCTCTGCGACGAAGCGGCAAAGCTGAAGTACCCCGAAATGACGGAAGAAGTGCAGAACCGGATCGATTTTGAACTGGACGTGATCCACCGCATGGGCTTCGATGGCTATTACCTGGTGGTGAAGGACCTGATCGACAACGCGCGCAAGCAGGGTGTTCCGGTGGGTCCTGGCCGCGGTTCCGGCGCCGGCAGCATCATCGCCTATCTGCTCAACATCACGCAGATCGATCCCATCCGTTATGGCCTGCTGTTCGAGCGTTTCCTCAATCCGGACCGCATCAGCATGCCGGATTTCGACATCGATTTCTGCGCCCAGAAACGCGGCCTGGTGATCGACTACATCGTGCAGAAATATGGCCGCAACAGCGTTACGCAGATCATCACCTTCAGCACCCTGGGCGCCAAATCCGTGATCAAGGATGTGGCCAGAGTTCTGATGGTGCCGGCCACCGAAGCCAACAACATCACCAAGACCATCCCCTTCAACAAGAATCTGGAGGAGGCCTACAAGGAATCTCCTGATTTCCGCCATCTGATCGACAATAACGAGCTCTACCAGAGCATCTACAAACACAGCATCGTGCTGGAAGGCCTGATCCGCCAGACCGGCATCCACGCCGCCGGACTGGTGATCGCGCCCGGCGACCTGAAAGAATACATCCCGCTCACCTGCAGCACCCAGAAGGATTCCGACACCAACATCCTGGTGCAGTATGAAGGCCGCTGGCTGGATGAACTGAAATTCCTCAAAATGGACATTCTGGGGCTGAAAACCCTCACCCTGATCCAGAAAACGGTGGATCTGGTGCGCCAGTCCCACGGGGTGGAACTGGACATCGACCAGCTCGACCTCACCGACAAAAAGGTATATCAGCTGCTCAGCAAAGGCGACACGGACGGCGTGTTCCAGTTTGAAAGCGACGGCATGCGCAAATATCTGATCGACCTGAAGCCAAACCAGTTCGAAGACCTGATCGCGATGGTGGCGCTCTACCGGCCCGGGCCGATGAAGTTCATAGATACCTACATCGCCCGCAAACACAAGCGGGAAAAGGTGGTTTACGACCATCCCGTGATGGAAAAGACGCTGAAGGAAACCTACGGGGTAACCGTCTATCAGGAACAGGTGATGCGGATCTCCATCGAGATGGCGAAATTCACGCGGGGCCAGGCCGACACGCTGCGCAAGGCGATGAGCAAAAAGAGCCTGGACATGCTGATGGAGTTCAAACAGCAGTTTGCCGACGGGGCCACATCCAACGGCGTGCGGGACAAGGTGGCGGACAAGATCTGGAACGACTGGCTGGATTTTGCGCAATACGCATTCAACAAGAGCCACGCCACCTGCTACGCCCTGGTGGCCTACCGCACAGCCTGGCTGAAGGCGCATTATCCGGTTGAATTCATGGCCGCGCTGCTCTCGCTGGAAGACGATCCGGCCAAGGTGCCGGTGAAGATCGAGGTCTGCAAGGCAATGGGGATCAAGATCCTGCCGCCCAACCTGAACCGCAGTGACAAGGAATTCAGCGTGCGGGGCAAAGAGGTGATGTTCGGCCTGAAAGCGATCAAAAACATCGGCGACGCCGCCATCGACGCGATCGTCGAAGACCGGCGGCAAAACGGTGCCTATGCCAGCATCTTCAATTTCTGCAGCCGGCTGGACAGCAGCGCGGTGAACAAAACTGTGCTGGAAAGCCTGATCGCCAGTGGCTCGATGGATGAGCTGGAAGGCAGCCGGGCCCAAAAATGGGCCGTGATCGAACAGGCCCTGTCCTTCAACACCGGCGCGCAAAGGGACAAGAGGATAGGCCAGACCTCGCTTTTTGACCTCATCACCACCGACAGCGGCGGCGAAGAATACTATCCCCCCCTGCCGGTGGAGGAACCCTGGAACTATGCCTATCAGCTGGAGAAAGAGAAGGAAGTGCTGGGTTTCTACCTGGGCGGGCATCCGCTCTACGAATACCGCAGCCTGGTGAAACACCTCACCAACACCAGCTCCCAGAACATCAAAAGCTCCAGCGGCAAAGATCTGGTGCTGGCCGGCATCGTTTCCGGCATTTCCCGCAAACGCGACAACAAAGGCAATCCCTACGCCTTCATAGAATTTGAAGACCTCAGCGGCCGCTTTGAAGTGGCGCTCTTCAACCAGGACTACGAAAGGCATTTTTCCAAACTGGCCACAGGCAGCATCTTCTTCGTGTTCGGCAACCGCTCTGGCTACAACGGCAATGAAGACAGCATGCCGCGGATCAGCCCCACGGACCTGGTCCCGCTGGCTGAGCTGCCCCAGCACCTGCGCGGCGAGATCCGCCTGAACCTGACCCTGGCCAGGCTTTCGGAGGAATTTGTGGATGCCTATAAAACCCTCACCGAAAAAAACCGGGGCGGCTTCTCGATCAAGGCCGGCATCACAACGAATGAAGGCGACAGCTACCTGCTGGACGCGCAAAGGAAGATTTTTCCCAGCAACGAGTTTTTGCAATGGCTGGAGGAAAAGCAATACGAATTCAGCCTGAGGGTGGCCCTCAATGGTAAAAGCGGCTGA
- a CDS encoding T9SS type A sorting domain-containing protein, producing the protein MRKMILMAGLLVCGGAVWAGCPPKPWLPETGFDPTPRQFLAALPGARGMDSMLYQDFEDGWIDNQRWEASYDSLGRIECINDYYAMEVGAPLELTDRMSFEYSDDGWPQHVIIEYYSEGEWYQFGEMLYEYENGLLQEINSNLDMFGGMMHYQQIMFIYWPDTNILKRVVEFTYSSNSPAPSAKKYDYSWESASRPSEIVVSGISADWEDWYVEERRNYVYHNDDQTTQESYLRQLAFSVWPVYGTFFIGVQPSKLLEERIYDFVVDDTWYEQYRRFHSYNSEGLLNTIEYYTRLYPLDPERWTLSQYKDYTFQEGYPIVETTFYPNIGEEDFMPQFRFCLGYQEIVPAEDPMLPGVGVALSVFPNPFNPSAGISFSLEEAGHAEIAVYNLKGQKVRTLLDAGTSAGTHQTVWDGKDGEGRSLAAGIYLIRLSCGKESRTVKAVLANRI; encoded by the coding sequence ATGCGAAAAATGATCTTGATGGCAGGGTTGCTTGTCTGCGGGGGCGCGGTTTGGGCGGGCTGTCCACCAAAGCCGTGGCTTCCCGAAACCGGTTTTGACCCCACTCCCCGGCAGTTCCTGGCAGCGTTGCCCGGGGCGCGGGGCATGGACAGCATGCTGTATCAGGATTTCGAGGACGGGTGGATCGACAATCAACGCTGGGAAGCCAGTTATGACAGCCTGGGCAGGATCGAGTGCATCAACGATTATTATGCCATGGAGGTTGGCGCCCCGCTGGAATTGACTGACCGGATGAGCTTTGAGTACAGCGACGACGGCTGGCCCCAGCATGTGATCATTGAGTATTACTCTGAAGGGGAATGGTATCAATTTGGGGAAATGCTGTATGAGTATGAGAACGGCCTGCTGCAAGAGATCAACTCCAACCTGGACATGTTCGGGGGGATGATGCATTATCAGCAGATCATGTTCATCTATTGGCCCGATACCAACATCCTGAAAAGGGTGGTGGAATTCACTTATTCGAGTAACTCTCCCGCGCCATCTGCGAAAAAATACGACTACAGCTGGGAATCCGCCAGCCGGCCCAGCGAGATAGTGGTGTCCGGGATCAGCGCCGATTGGGAAGATTGGTATGTAGAGGAACGCAGGAACTATGTTTACCACAATGATGACCAGACCACCCAGGAATCCTACCTGCGCCAGCTGGCGTTTTCCGTCTGGCCGGTTTACGGCACCTTCTTCATCGGGGTCCAGCCCTCCAAACTGCTGGAGGAAAGGATCTACGACTTCGTTGTCGATGACACCTGGTACGAGCAATACCGCAGGTTTCACAGCTACAACAGCGAGGGGCTTCTGAACACGATAGAATACTACACCCGGCTCTATCCTCTCGACCCGGAACGGTGGACCCTGAGCCAATACAAGGACTACACTTTCCAGGAAGGCTATCCCATCGTGGAAACCACCTTTTATCCAAACATCGGGGAAGAGGACTTTATGCCTCAGTTCAGATTCTGCCTGGGATATCAGGAGATCGTTCCCGCCGAGGATCCCATGCTGCCGGGAGTGGGTGTCGCGCTGAGCGTGTTTCCCAATCCCTTCAATCCCAGCGCCGGCATCAGTTTCAGTTTGGAAGAGGCTGGCCACGCCGAGATCGCGGTTTACAACCTCAAAGGCCAGAAAGTGCGGACCCTGCTGGACGCCGGGACAAGCGCCGGCACACATCAGACCGTCTGGGACGGCAAAGACGGGGAGGGAAGGTCCCTGGCCGCGGGGATCTATCTCATCCGGCTGTCCTGTGGAAAAGAAAGCCGCACGGTGAAAGCAGTGCTGGCAAATAGGATCTGA
- a CDS encoding GWxTD domain-containing protein, with protein MVKAAELALLLLLLATLLPAQEIIFEHYGTGVDLWVLIPYNALVFKSGVTESNFQLVMELKNTKTKKTLGFDRAFVVPKRYWLQDTAIPVTFSAEIGPGNYQADLRLRNLTQGDKVDLRRNFTVGENYTEIGQPYFLLRKEGVTFQPAILHPLPVPLESCVLTQKFSLAADSVHIAGIADPRVFTYPQGSYTADLTAPANADSLAGLRLSLYEGNIRYDMAPFLYSQLFYYNARYSYKDQIQQLRYIATQNEWKSLRAVPAENMPEVIDRFWQVHDPSPGTLRNEAREAFYQRVMTADERFTIHKKLQGWKSDRGRIYIKYGEPDETHSEVHPLDLYPYIIWTYYSQKLEFIFADTGGFGQYRLRNKDEEY; from the coding sequence ATGGTAAAAGCGGCTGAACTTGCGCTGCTTTTGCTCCTGCTGGCCACGCTGCTGCCGGCCCAGGAGATCATCTTCGAGCACTACGGCACGGGGGTGGACCTGTGGGTTCTGATCCCCTACAACGCCTTGGTATTCAAATCCGGCGTCACCGAATCCAACTTCCAACTGGTGATGGAACTGAAAAACACCAAGACCAAAAAGACGCTGGGTTTCGACCGGGCCTTTGTGGTGCCGAAGCGTTACTGGCTACAGGATACGGCCATCCCGGTGACTTTCAGCGCGGAGATCGGGCCGGGAAATTACCAGGCTGACCTGCGCCTGCGCAACCTCACCCAAGGCGACAAGGTTGATCTGAGGCGGAATTTCACCGTGGGAGAAAACTACACGGAGATCGGCCAGCCCTATTTCCTGCTCCGTAAAGAGGGCGTCACTTTCCAACCCGCGATTCTGCACCCCCTGCCGGTCCCGCTGGAAAGCTGCGTGCTTACCCAGAAGTTCAGCCTGGCCGCGGACAGCGTCCACATCGCCGGAATTGCTGACCCCCGCGTGTTCACTTACCCGCAAGGTTCATACACGGCCGACCTGACCGCCCCAGCCAACGCGGATTCCCTGGCCGGTCTGCGCCTCAGCCTCTATGAAGGCAACATCCGCTACGACATGGCCCCCTTCCTCTACAGCCAGTTGTTCTACTACAACGCCCGCTACAGCTACAAAGACCAGATCCAGCAGCTGCGCTACATCGCCACTCAGAACGAATGGAAAAGCCTGCGGGCTGTTCCGGCGGAAAACATGCCCGAAGTGATCGACAGATTTTGGCAGGTGCACGATCCCAGCCCGGGAACCCTGCGCAATGAGGCCCGCGAAGCATTTTACCAGCGCGTGATGACGGCCGACGAGCGCTTCACCATCCATAAAAAACTGCAGGGTTGGAAGAGCGACCGGGGAAGAATCTACATCAAGTACGGTGAGCCGGACGAGACGCACAGCGAAGTGCATCCGCTGGACCTGTATCCTTACATAATCTGGACCTATTACAGCCAGAAACTGGAGTTCATCTTCGCCGACACCGGTGGTTTCGGCCAATACAGACTGAGGAACAAAGATGAAGAATATTAG
- a CDS encoding DUF4932 domain-containing protein has protein sequence MRIRLDQRLELLYAVMLLCGLDASGICVEAEDEFARAAREKFGRLATHPAVASFNRLWKTEIDWDTLPNLALILTPDFRLDEVFDPARVQECLASGKDLEEFTACLRDFHRTADFAVHFEQLQSRLEPWLGQLNELIYRRPVQRILEAYLGVDFPATEVLLSTLTKPFLSITVSGKQGETVFCLCSQRGLEIAEKHGNLERVLLSAIWHEFSHHVINPLTYGLFDDIDSINDAQAEWCCALNESIIWAINIRLLAREKIISTQDISWMLKNAEANRAPQTRMMHDLLCDYEENRSKHAGISTFHRLLAEAGGPPPL, from the coding sequence ATGCGGATCAGACTGGACCAACGGCTAGAATTGCTCTATGCGGTCATGTTGCTCTGCGGCCTTGACGCGAGTGGAATCTGCGTTGAGGCTGAAGACGAGTTCGCTCGCGCCGCGCGGGAGAAATTTGGCCGGCTGGCAACCCATCCTGCCGTGGCCAGCTTCAACCGGCTGTGGAAAACGGAGATCGATTGGGACACTCTGCCCAATCTGGCGCTGATCCTAACGCCAGACTTCAGGCTGGACGAGGTTTTCGACCCTGCCCGGGTGCAGGAATGCCTGGCTTCCGGAAAGGACTTGGAAGAATTCACAGCCTGCCTGCGCGACTTCCACCGCACCGCGGATTTCGCCGTGCACTTCGAACAGCTTCAGTCGCGCCTGGAGCCCTGGCTGGGGCAACTGAACGAACTGATCTACCGAAGACCGGTGCAGCGCATCCTGGAAGCCTATCTGGGGGTGGACTTTCCGGCCACGGAGGTGTTGCTTAGCACCCTCACCAAGCCATTTCTGTCGATCACGGTTTCCGGTAAACAGGGCGAGACCGTGTTTTGCCTGTGCAGCCAGAGAGGCCTGGAGATCGCTGAAAAGCACGGCAATCTGGAGAGGGTCCTGCTTTCGGCGATCTGGCACGAATTTTCCCACCATGTGATCAACCCGCTAACCTATGGGCTGTTTGATGATATTGACTCCATAAATGACGCGCAGGCGGAGTGGTGCTGCGCCTTGAACGAGAGCATCATCTGGGCGATCAACATCAGGCTGCTGGCGCGGGAAAAGATCATTTCCACGCAGGACATCAGCTGGATGCTCAAAAACGCCGAAGCCAACCGGGCCCCACAGACCCGGATGATGCATGACCTGCTGTGCGATTACGAAGAGAACAGGTCAAAACATGCCGGCATCTCCACCTTTCATCGGCTTTTGGCGGAGGCGGGCGGACCTCCACCCCTTTAG
- a CDS encoding GWxTD domain-containing protein: MKNIRALLLCLALTGLGAAAAAETFTMHVAPQRFLNKDNSTILNVDYQIPYGNLWFLAQKGGYFAELDLQVEVVVGDSVVYSQTYRDNIGISDKNDSRSNKSYLNRLTFSLNSEPWLLRVSAKDLNSRKTANWTYQAEPLGAQDLLSDLELCSFVRPDSSSYLQRFHRGNVLYQTQPSLIFDKTESEDLTIYFETYAPADLAGDTGLLVLTVEKDSVMVFDRFLDYAPLSHNEGISLRIPLEKLSPGKYTGSVEFQLGEQSQEREFIFFLTEPKQEQFFVFPDPDDDFKLLKYFTGATSTADWKTYDLETKRRYLSQSWKALAAAGAMNTQTLLDQIRERVDYANSYYSHFEQGWTSDMGRIHIRQGKPDEIEKGTSSDEARFVRKDYQIWKYQGRQKAVYLFLDMQMNGNSRLIYVEGDQRESSNPDYLYYLGDDFDTSKLYN, encoded by the coding sequence ATGAAGAATATTAGAGCATTGCTGCTCTGCCTGGCCCTGACCGGCCTGGGAGCGGCCGCCGCGGCCGAAACCTTTACCATGCACGTGGCTCCGCAGCGCTTTTTGAACAAGGACAACAGCACCATCCTCAACGTGGATTACCAGATACCTTACGGCAATCTCTGGTTTTTGGCCCAAAAAGGCGGCTACTTTGCCGAACTGGACCTGCAGGTGGAAGTGGTGGTTGGGGACAGCGTTGTTTACAGCCAAACCTATCGCGACAACATCGGCATTTCGGACAAAAACGATTCCCGCTCCAACAAAAGCTATCTCAACCGGCTTACTTTCAGCCTGAACAGCGAGCCTTGGTTGCTGCGCGTGAGCGCCAAAGACCTCAATTCACGCAAAACCGCCAACTGGACCTATCAGGCTGAACCGCTGGGCGCGCAGGACCTGCTCAGCGATCTGGAATTATGCAGCTTTGTACGGCCGGACAGCAGCAGTTATCTGCAGCGGTTTCACCGCGGAAATGTCCTCTATCAGACCCAGCCCTCCCTGATCTTTGACAAAACCGAGAGCGAAGACCTCACCATCTATTTCGAGACCTACGCTCCCGCGGACCTGGCCGGCGATACGGGCCTGCTGGTGCTGACCGTGGAAAAGGACAGCGTAATGGTGTTTGACCGTTTTCTGGACTATGCCCCGTTATCCCACAACGAAGGAATCTCCCTGCGCATACCTCTGGAAAAGCTGAGCCCCGGCAAGTACACCGGATCGGTGGAGTTTCAACTGGGAGAACAAAGCCAGGAAAGGGAGTTCATTTTCTTCCTCACCGAACCCAAACAAGAGCAGTTCTTCGTCTTTCCCGATCCGGATGATGATTTCAAACTGCTCAAATACTTCACTGGGGCCACCTCAACCGCAGACTGGAAAACTTACGACCTGGAAACCAAACGCAGATACCTCAGCCAAAGCTGGAAAGCCCTGGCCGCGGCGGGAGCCATGAACACCCAGACCCTGCTGGACCAGATCCGCGAGAGGGTGGACTACGCCAACTCCTACTATAGCCATTTCGAGCAGGGCTGGACCTCGGACATGGGGCGCATCCACATCCGCCAGGGAAAACCGGATGAGATCGAAAAAGGCACGTCTTCCGACGAAGCCCGCTTTGTGCGCAAAGACTATCAGATCTGGAAGTACCAGGGCCGTCAAAAAGCCGTTTACCTCTTTCTGGACATGCAGATGAACGGCAACTCCCGCCTGATCTACGTTGAAGGGGATCAAAGGGAAAGTTCGAACCCGGATTACCTGTATTACCTGGGGGACGACTTCGACACCAGCAAACTCTATAACTGA